The Nitratidesulfovibrio sp. genome includes the window GCCGCGACACCGGGTTGGCCGCCGTGGCCGGGGGGGCGTAGATGCCCGCCCAAATGCTCTCCCGGTTGACAGATGCCGCCATGCGGGTACCCTTGCCCGCATATACCGGCGAAATGCCGCATGCGCCGCATGGTGGCGGCGCGGGGCAGAGGGCATTGCGGGCCGCCCTGCATCTGGGTTTGGGCATGCGGCGCGCGGCGGGGTACGCGGCAGACTGCGCGGCGGGCTGCATGATGCGCCTGCGCGCCCGGCGGGGGCCAACCTCCGTTCCGCTGCCTGCCGCGTCCGTCCCTGTCGCACCCATCCCCGTCGCGCTGGCGCGCGGGGCAAAGCGGCCGCCGGAAACGGAGGCATCCATGATTTACGTGGTCAGCGCCTGTCTGGCGGGCGTGGCCTGCCGCTTCGACGCAGAGGCCAACCCCCGCGAAGGGGTCATCGAACTGGTGCGGCAGGGGCTGGCCCTGCCGGTCTGTCCGGAGCAGTTGGGCGGATTGCCCACGCCGCGCCCGCCGTGCGAACTGCGCGAAGGGCGGGTGCTGTGCCGCGAGGCCGACGGTACCCTGTCCGACGCCACTGACGCCTTTGCCAAAGGGGCCGAGGAAGGCGTGCGTCTGGCCCTGCTGGCGGGCTGTACCGAGGCCATCCTGAAGGCGCGTTCGCCCTCGTGCGGGTGCGGGCGCATCTACGACGGCACCTTTTCCCGGACGCTGGTGGCTGGCGATGGCCTGTTCGCCGCCGCCCTGCGCAAGGCGGGCATCACGGTGCGTTGCGACGAATAGCCGAAAGCGCGGCACCAGCGGCGGGCGTGTTGCCTGGCGGGTGTGCCCCGTATGCGTCGTATGCGCCGGGCGACGGAATTTTCGGAGCCGGAAAGGGAGCATGTTCCCTTTCCGGCTCCGTTCGCGTTGGTGGGGAATCGGAAAGAAGCCCGAAGGGGGATGGGCGTGCCCCAGTTGTGCCTTCAGTGGCATGCCCCGTTGTGTGCCCTGCTGTGTGTCCTGCTGTAGCCTGACGGGGGCCAATGCCGGGGTGCCCAGCC containing:
- a CDS encoding DUF523 domain-containing protein yields the protein MIYVVSACLAGVACRFDAEANPREGVIELVRQGLALPVCPEQLGGLPTPRPPCELREGRVLCREADGTLSDATDAFAKGAEEGVRLALLAGCTEAILKARSPSCGCGRIYDGTFSRTLVAGDGLFAAALRKAGITVRCDE